From the genome of Lotus japonicus ecotype B-129 chromosome 6, LjGifu_v1.2, one region includes:
- the LOC130722599 gene encoding receptor protein kinase TMK1-like — translation MPSWQVGPLSISTPTEIQPFCIVTSHMPARVFRYVAPTSHVLSLSQLLTHSLHSPPCHPTPPVSATTHLHLHLHLHLFFFTLPTLTTTSTTTTTMMTTTHFPILLSLSLFFFLLTVHSQPTSPDTAAMLALRTSLDPPESLGWSGPDPCTWTRVVCSEEKRVTRIQIGRQSLHGTLPNSTTFQTLTELERLELQFNNISGPLPSLNGLTSLQVLILSNNRFTSIPDDFFGGLTELQSVEIDNNPFQRWEIPESLRDASSLQNFSANSANITGRIPDFLALPGLTHLHLAFNGLEGVLPSSFGSLQLQTLWLNGQEDGADRLGGAVDVLQNMTSLTRVWLQSNAFSGSLPDFSGLQSLEDLSLRDNSFTGPVPGSLVGLKSLKSVSLTNNMFQGPVPVFGAGVKVDLEDDSNRFCLPGPGDCDNRVNVLLSIVQSMGDPKRFADNWKGNNPCADWIGITCKDGNIAIVNFQKMGLTGTISPKFASLKSLQRLVLADNNLTGSIPEELTSLPGLAELNVANNQLYGKIPSFKSNVIVTSNGNPDIGKDKPSPSPKGPLSPNSTAPDTREENGSKKSNHVGVIVLAVIGGVVLILGIGLLVFCLLRMKQKRLSRVQSPNALVVHPRHSGSDNESVKITVAGSSITVGAVSETRTVPSSETGDIQMVEAGNMVISIQVLRNVTDNFSERNILGQGGFGTVYKGELHDGTQIAVKRMESGAITGKGATEFKSEIAVLTKVRHRHLVSLLGYCLDGNEKLLVYEYMPQGTLSRHLFDWLEYGLKPLEWNRRLTIALDVARAVEYLHSLAHQSFIHRDLKPSNILLGDDMRAKVADFGLVRLAPEGKASIETRIAGTFGYLAPEYAVTGRVTTKVDVYSFGVILMELITGRRAIDETQPEDSMHLVTWFRRMYVNKDSFPKAIDSTIELNEETLASIHTVAELASHCCAREPYQRPDTGHAVNVLSSLVELWKPSEHSSEDIYGIDLDLSLPQALKKWQAFEGRSEMESSSSSLLPSLDNTQTSIPPRPYGLADSFTSADGR, via the exons ATGCCAAGTTGGCAAGTAGGCCCATTGTCCATAAGCACACCCACTGAAATCCAACCTTTTTGCATTGTCACAAGTCATATGCCAGCCCGCGTTTTCCGATACGTGGCCCCCACCTCCCATGTGCTCAGTCTCTCTCAAttactcactcactcactccaCTCTCCTCCATGCCACCCCACACCACCTGTCTCCGCCACCAcccatctccatctccatctccatctccatctcttcttcttcactctccCCACACTCACCACCAccagtaccaccaccaccaccatgatgACAACAACTCACTTCCCCattctcctctccctctccctcttcttcttcctcctcaccgTTCACTCCCAACCAACCTCACCAGACACCGCCGCAATGCTCGCTCTCCGAACCTCCCTCGACCCGCCGGAGTCTCTCGGCTGGTCCGGCCCGGACCCGTGTACATGGACCCGCGTCGTCTGTTCGGAGGAAAAACGGGTCACCCGGATCCAAATCGGTCGCCAGAGCCTCCATGGAACCCTCCCAAACAGCACCACTTTCCAAACGCTAACCGAGCTCGAACGCTTGGAGCTTCAGTTCAACAACATCTCGGGTCCTCTTCCAAGCCTCAACGGGTTAACCTCCCTGCAAGTTCTCATCCTCAGCAACAACCGCTTCACTTCCATCCCCGACGATTTCTTCGGCGGTCTCACTGAGCTTCAGTCGGTGGAGATCGACAACAACCCGTTCCAACGGTGGGAGATTCCCGAGAGCCTCCGTGACGCGTCGTCGCTGCAAAACTTCTCCGCCAACTCCGCCAACATCACCGGGAGAATCCCAGATTTCTTGGCGCTTCCGGGGTTGACCCATTTGCATTTAGCCTTCAATGGTCTTGAGGGTGTGCTTCCTTCGAGCTTTGGTTCGTTGCAGCTTCAGACTCTCTGGCTGAACGGGCAAGAGGATGGTGCTGACAGGCTTGGGGGCGCTGTTGATGTTTTGCAGAACATGACTTCTCTGACTCGGGTTTGGTTGCAATCCAATGCTTTTTCTGGGTCATTACCTGATTTCTCAGGTTTGCAAAGCTTGGAGGATTTGAGTTTGAGGGATAACTCTTTCACGGGTCCTGTTCCTGGTTCATTGGTGGGACTCAAGTCACTCAAATCTGTGAGCTTGACCAATAACATGTTTCAGGGGCCTGTGCCTGTGTTTGGTGCTGGGGTTAAGGTGGATTTGGAGGATGATTCGAATAGGTTTTGCTTGCCGGGTCCGGGTGATTGTGATAACAGGGTGAATGTTTTGCTTTCCATTGTTCAGTCTATGGGGGATCCTAAAAGGTTTGCGGATAATTGGAAGGGGAATAATCCATGTGCTGATTGGATTGGGATTACTTGTAAGGATGGTAACATTGCTATTGTTAATTTTCAGAAGATGGGTCTCACTGGCACTATATCACCCAAGTTTGCCTCACTTAAATCACTGCAAAGATTGGTGCTTGCTGATAATAATCTCACCGGTTCGATTCCAGAGGAGCTTACCTCCCTGCCTGGGCTTGCTGAATTGAATGTTGCAAACAATCAGCTTTATGGAAAGATCCCTAGTTTTAAGAGCAATGTGATTGTTACCAGTAATGGTAACCCGGATATTGGGAAGGATAAGCCCAGCCCATCACCTAAAGGTCCATTGTCACCAAACTCGACAGCGCCGGACACAAGGGAAGAAAATGGTAGCAAAAAATCTAACCATGTTGGAGTAATTGTGCTTGCTGTGATTGGGGGTGTAGTGTTGATATTGGGGATTGGTTTGCTAGTTTTCTGCTTGCTTAGGATGAAGCAAAAACGGCTAAGCAGGGTTCAGAGCCCAAATGCACTGGTTGTTCACCCTCGTCATTCCGGATCAGATAATGAAAGTGTGAAGATAACAGTTGCAGGTTCAAGTATCACTGTTGGCGCTGTTAGTGAAACCCGTACAGTACCTAGCAGTGAGACAGGGGACATTCAGATGGTTGAAGCAGGAAACATGGTTATTTCTATACAAGTCCTGAGGAATGTCACAGACAATTTCAGCGAGAGAAACATATTGGGACAAGGAGGTTTTGGAACAGTCTATAAAGGTGAACTGCATGATGGTACCCAAATTGCAGTGAAAAGAATGGAGTCTGGGGCCATAACTGGGAAAGGTGCAACTGAGTTTAAGTCTGAAATTGCTGTTTTGACCAAGGTTCGCCACCGGCATCTTGTTTCTCTACTTGGCTACTGCTTGGATGGGAATGAGAAGCTTCTGGTGTATGAGTACATGCCTCAAGGGACGTTAAGTAGGCATCTCTTTGACTGGCTAGAATATGGATTGAAACCACTGGAGTGGAATAGAAGATTGACCATTGCCTTGGATGTGGCAAGGGCGGTTGAGTACCTTCACAGCTTGGCCCATCAAAGCTTTATACATAGGGACTTGAAGCCTTCAAACATTCTACTTGGAGATGATATGAGGGCAAAGGTTGCAGATTTTGGGCTTGTGCGTCTTGCTCCGGAAGGAAAAGCTTCAATAGAAACAAGAATTGCGGGAACTTTTGGATATTTGGCTCCAGAATATGCAG TTACTGGTCGCGTGACAACTAAAGTTGATGTATACAGCTTTGGGGTAATATTGATGGAACTGATAACTGGAAGAAGAGCAATTGATGAGACCCAACCGGAGGATAGTATGCACCTGGTAACATGGTTCCGTAGAATGTATGTAAATAAGGACTCATTTCCTAAGGCCATTGACAGCACAATAGAGCTCAATGAGGAAACACTTGCTAGTATTCACACCGTAGCGGAGTTAGCAAGCCACTGTTGTGCAAGAGAGCCATATCAAAGGCCCGACACGGGTCATGCTGTGAATGTGCTTTCTTCTCTTGTCGAGCTATGGAAACCATCGGAACACAGTTCTGAAGATATATATGGCATAGACCTAGACTTGTCCTTACCACAAGCACTAAAGAAGTGGCAGGCCTTTGAAGGTAGAAGCGAAAtggaatcttcttcttcttcactcctTCCGAGCTTGGATAACACTCAGACAAGCATTCCCCCGCGTCCATACGGGTTAGCCGATTCCTTTACATCAGCAGATGGGAGGTGA